A genomic window from Pseudogulbenkiania sp. MAI-1 includes:
- a CDS encoding PLP-dependent aminotransferase family protein: MSKYATLVDFFVAAIEHGSYRPGDALPSLRRLCDTHRVGMNTAKRAYYELERQGYVEAQPRAGFRVAAGGGATAAAKADTVLPWGSPFINPALFDGRALAQAFVRVQRRYPELLARHELLGLDALRRQLARQCHAEGMALDWDRIVITCGGMEALALAVQVVTHEVAEPCLAVLTPAFPGLLGLLAQHGIATLALPVGLDGALDLAPLEQGLAEGRVHGIAVMANFQHPTGHCLGEAVRAALWRLAERYDVPIIEDDAYRQLAFAAPAPAPFKARDTAGRVLYCATFSKSLAPGYRVGWIAPGRYLDAVCRLKVSTTLASPLPNQMAIAELLADGGYQPGLRRLCQQLAERAAALRQALAARLPPSVRLSRPQGGYFLWLEWDDGPDSQALLAEAQAHGLHFAPGALFHPDGASRHALRLNLSYVEPSSQAAALDWLAAALRASPVAR; this comes from the coding sequence ATGTCCAAGTACGCCACGCTGGTCGATTTCTTCGTTGCCGCCATCGAGCACGGCAGTTACCGCCCCGGCGACGCGCTACCGTCGCTGCGCCGCCTGTGCGACACCCACCGCGTCGGCATGAACACCGCCAAGCGGGCCTACTACGAGCTGGAACGGCAGGGCTACGTCGAGGCGCAGCCGCGTGCCGGTTTCCGCGTGGCGGCGGGCGGCGGGGCGACGGCGGCGGCCAAGGCGGACACGGTGCTGCCGTGGGGCTCGCCGTTCATCAACCCGGCGCTGTTCGACGGCCGCGCCTTGGCGCAGGCCTTCGTCCGGGTGCAGCGGCGCTACCCCGAACTGCTGGCGCGGCACGAGCTGCTCGGGCTGGACGCGCTGCGACGCCAGCTCGCGCGCCAGTGCCACGCCGAGGGCATGGCGCTGGACTGGGACCGGATCGTCATCACCTGCGGCGGCATGGAGGCGCTCGCGCTGGCGGTGCAGGTGGTGACCCACGAGGTGGCGGAACCCTGCCTGGCGGTGCTGACGCCGGCCTTCCCCGGCCTCTTGGGGTTGCTGGCGCAGCACGGCATCGCCACGCTGGCGCTGCCGGTCGGGCTCGACGGCGCGCTCGACCTAGCGCCGCTGGAACAGGGCCTGGCCGAGGGCCGGGTGCACGGCATCGCGGTGATGGCCAACTTCCAGCATCCCACCGGGCATTGCCTGGGCGAGGCCGTCCGCGCCGCGCTGTGGCGGCTGGCCGAGCGCTATGACGTGCCGATCATCGAAGACGATGCCTACCGCCAGCTGGCGTTCGCGGCGCCGGCCCCGGCGCCGTTCAAGGCGCGCGACACGGCCGGCCGCGTGCTGTACTGCGCCACCTTCTCCAAGTCGCTGGCGCCGGGCTATCGTGTCGGCTGGATCGCGCCGGGGCGTTACCTCGACGCGGTGTGCCGGCTCAAGGTCAGCACCACGCTGGCCTCGCCGCTGCCCAACCAGATGGCGATCGCCGAACTGTTGGCCGACGGGGGCTACCAGCCCGGCCTGCGCCGGCTGTGCCAGCAACTGGCCGAGCGCGCCGCCGCCCTGCGCCAGGCGCTGGCGGCGCGGCTGCCGCCGTCGGTGCGGCTGTCCCGGCCGCAGGGCGGCTACTTCCTGTGGCTGGAATGGGACGACGGCCCGGACAGCCAGGCGCTGCTGGCCGAGGCGCAGGCGCACGGCCTGCACTTCGCGCCCGGCGCGCTGTTCCACCCCGACGGCGCCAGCCGCCACGCCTTGCGCCTCAACCTGAGCTACGTCGAACCCAGTAGCCAGGCGGCCGCGCTGGACTGGCTGGCGGCGGCGCTTAGGGCCTCCCCAGTAGCAAGGTAG
- a CDS encoding LysR family transcriptional regulator — translation MDLMTAMRVFHAVADGGSFTQASDRLGLSRGMASKYISWLEAHLGTRLMNRTTRRLALTESGADYLARVASILAQVDEAEAQAAQASLEPVGTLRVSAPLAFGVRRLGPILAGFNAHYPRLTVELLLEDRQRDMLEDGVDLTLRITTDLGQSQLVSRVLAPVRVVVCAAPAYLARHGTPTTPAELARHQCLRYTLSEPVDEWRFGNERVKISGPLAANNGDLLVDAARHGMGIICEPTFLLGDDLKSGRLVPLLEGYPLPEFRLYALYPHRQYLPRKVRALVDYLADHFAGEPDWDAY, via the coding sequence ATGGACCTGATGACCGCCATGCGCGTGTTCCACGCCGTGGCCGACGGCGGCAGTTTCACCCAGGCCTCGGACAGGCTCGGTCTGTCGCGCGGCATGGCCAGCAAGTACATCAGCTGGCTCGAGGCCCATCTCGGCACGCGGTTGATGAACCGCACCACGCGCCGGCTGGCGCTGACCGAGAGCGGCGCCGACTACCTGGCGCGGGTGGCCAGCATCCTGGCCCAGGTCGACGAGGCCGAGGCGCAGGCGGCGCAGGCCAGCCTGGAGCCGGTCGGCACCTTGCGCGTCAGCGCCCCACTCGCCTTCGGCGTACGCCGGCTGGGGCCGATCCTGGCCGGCTTCAACGCCCACTACCCGCGCCTGACGGTGGAGCTGCTGCTGGAGGACCGCCAGCGCGACATGCTCGAAGACGGCGTCGACCTGACGCTGCGCATCACCACCGACCTCGGCCAAAGCCAGCTGGTCTCGCGCGTGCTGGCGCCGGTGCGGGTGGTGGTGTGCGCCGCGCCGGCCTACCTGGCGCGCCACGGCACCCCGACCACCCCGGCCGAACTCGCCCGCCACCAGTGCCTGCGCTACACCCTGAGCGAGCCGGTCGACGAATGGCGCTTCGGCAACGAGCGGGTCAAGATCAGCGGCCCGCTCGCCGCCAACAACGGCGACCTGCTGGTGGACGCGGCGCGCCACGGCATGGGCATCATCTGCGAACCGACCTTCCTGCTCGGCGACGACCTGAAGAGCGGCCGGCTGGTACCGCTGCTGGAGGGCTATCCGCTGCCCGAATTCCGCCTGTACGCACTCTACCCACACCGCCAGTACCTGCCGCGCAAGGTGCGCGCGCTGGTCGATTATCTGGCCGATCATTTTGCCGGCGAGCCCGACTGGGACGCCTATTGA
- the ccoG gene encoding cytochrome c oxidase accessory protein CcoG: protein MSAVQAIPIKLYPRLTRGRFNNWRVGFVVVTQLLYFGLPWLPWHGRQALWFDLTGGRFHLFGLTLLPQDMVYLAALLMASAFGLFLWTTLSGRLWCGFSCPQTVYTEIMLWIERWTEGKPAARRALDAAPWSLNKLTRKGGKHALMVAFSLWTGLTLVGYFSPLRELAAGLPTLAIGPWEAFWALFYAGFTYLLAGVLREKVCLHMCPYARFQGAMFDPDTQLVAYDARRGEPRGALRKDAAPGVARGDCVDCGLCVQVCPTGIDIRAGLQYECIGCAACIDACDAVMDKIGAPHGLIRFTTQRAEDGGDARARRLWQRPRVLVYGGLLAVLLVLTVTGLLHHTPYKLDVLRDRASLVREGDDGWLENSYSLRVMNGDERAHRFRIEVEGLPGARLRDGGQVMVPPLTVATVGVRVAADPATVARGSQPLRFVLRAADAPEQKVTADSSFIGE, encoded by the coding sequence ATGTCCGCAGTCCAAGCCATACCGATCAAACTCTACCCGCGCCTGACGCGCGGTCGTTTCAACAACTGGCGCGTCGGTTTCGTCGTCGTCACCCAGCTGCTCTACTTCGGCCTGCCCTGGCTGCCATGGCACGGCCGCCAGGCGCTGTGGTTCGACCTCACCGGCGGGCGCTTCCACCTGTTCGGCCTGACGCTGCTGCCGCAGGACATGGTCTACCTCGCCGCACTGCTGATGGCCAGCGCCTTCGGCCTGTTCCTGTGGACTACGCTATCCGGCCGGCTGTGGTGCGGCTTCTCCTGTCCGCAGACGGTGTACACCGAGATCATGCTGTGGATCGAGCGCTGGACCGAGGGCAAGCCGGCGGCGCGCCGCGCGCTGGATGCCGCGCCGTGGAGCCTGAACAAACTGACGCGCAAGGGCGGCAAGCATGCGCTGATGGTGGCGTTCTCGCTGTGGACCGGCCTCACGCTGGTCGGCTACTTCAGCCCGCTGCGCGAGCTGGCGGCCGGCCTGCCCACGCTCGCCATCGGCCCGTGGGAGGCGTTCTGGGCCTTGTTCTACGCCGGCTTCACCTATCTGCTGGCCGGCGTGCTGCGCGAGAAGGTGTGCCTGCACATGTGCCCGTACGCGCGCTTCCAGGGCGCCATGTTCGACCCGGACACCCAGCTGGTGGCCTACGACGCCCGCCGCGGCGAACCGCGCGGGGCGTTGCGCAAGGACGCGGCCCCCGGCGTGGCGCGCGGCGACTGCGTCGATTGCGGGCTGTGCGTGCAGGTCTGCCCCACCGGCATCGACATCCGCGCCGGCCTGCAGTACGAGTGCATCGGCTGCGCCGCCTGCATCGACGCCTGCGACGCGGTGATGGACAAGATCGGCGCGCCGCACGGGCTGATCCGCTTCACCACCCAGCGCGCCGAGGACGGCGGCGATGCGCGTGCGCGCCGCCTCTGGCAGCGCCCGCGCGTGCTGGTCTACGGCGGCCTGCTGGCGGTATTGCTGGTACTGACGGTGACCGGCCTGCTGCACCACACGCCGTACAAGCTCGACGTGCTGCGCGACCGCGCTTCGCTGGTGCGGGAGGGGGACGACGGCTGGCTGGAGAACAGCTACAGCCTGCGGGTGATGAACGGCGACGAGCGCGCGCACCGCTTCCGCATCGAGGTGGAGGGTCTGCCCGGGGCGCGGCTGCGCGATGGCGGGCAGGTGATGGTGCCGCCGCTCACCGTTGCCACCGTCGGGGTACGGGTGGCGGCCGATCCGGCCACGGTGGCGCGCGGCAGCCAGCCGCTGCGCTTCGTGCTGCGTGCCGCCGACGCGCCGGAGCAGAAGGTGACGGCCGACAGCAGCTTCATCGGTGAGTGA
- a CDS encoding YaeQ family protein, translating to MALKATIYKAELSITDLDRSYYASHNLTLALHPSETVERMMLRLAAFARHASDTLTFTKGICEDDEPDLWQKNYSDEIELWIELGEPDEKRLRKICGRAEQVWIYSYGGRAADVWWRDMEGKASRFEHLHILGVSPDTLTQLAALAERSMQLQVTIQDGQMWLSDNVHNVLVEFVTLKEGQ from the coding sequence ATGGCGCTCAAAGCCACCATCTACAAAGCCGAACTCAGCATCACCGACCTGGACCGCAGCTACTACGCCAGCCACAACCTCACCCTCGCCCTGCACCCCTCGGAAACCGTCGAACGCATGATGCTGCGGCTGGCGGCCTTCGCCCGTCACGCCAGCGACACGCTGACCTTTACCAAGGGCATCTGCGAGGACGACGAGCCGGATCTGTGGCAGAAGAACTATTCGGACGAGATCGAGCTGTGGATCGAGCTGGGCGAGCCGGACGAGAAGCGCCTGCGCAAGATCTGCGGCCGCGCCGAACAGGTGTGGATCTACAGCTACGGCGGGCGCGCCGCGGACGTGTGGTGGCGGGACATGGAGGGCAAGGCATCGCGCTTCGAGCATTTGCACATCCTCGGCGTCAGCCCGGACACGCTGACCCAGCTGGCGGCGCTGGCCGAGCGCAGCATGCAGTTGCAGGTGACGATCCAGGATGGGCAGATGTGGCTGTCGGACAACGTGCACAACGTGCTGGTGGAGTTCGTGACGTTGAAGGAGGGGCAGTAA
- a CDS encoding CbtB domain-containing protein produces MLLQKSAAEPISQIDSASATRWKARAAALCAALLGAVILYAVGFAPGIAHGESHDTRHTMGFVCH; encoded by the coding sequence ATGCTGTTGCAAAAATCCGCCGCTGAACCGATCAGCCAGATCGACTCCGCCAGCGCCACGCGCTGGAAAGCCCGTGCCGCCGCCCTGTGCGCCGCGCTGCTGGGTGCGGTGATCCTCTACGCCGTCGGCTTCGCCCCGGGCATCGCCCACGGCGAGAGCCACGATACGCGCCATACCATGGGCTTCGTCTGCCACTGA
- a CDS encoding DEAD/DEAH box helicase gives MSDIKFSDLGLSEPLLRAVADTGYTTPTPIQAQAIPQVIRGGDLLAAAQTGTGKTAGFTLPLLHRLGPAPTHLKGRPRALVLTPTRELAAQVEESVRTYGKYLPHKSMVMFGGVGINPQIAALRKPVDILVATPGRLLDHAGQKTLDLSGIEILVLDEADRMLDMGFIHDIKKVLALLPAKRQNLLFSATFSDEIKALADRLLDNPQLVEVARRNTTNELVAQKVHLVDRDKKTELLTQLIKDGDWHQVLVFTRTKHGANRLAEKLEKSGITAAAIHGNKSQNARTKALADFKSNDLQVLVATDIAARGLDIDQLPHVVNFELPNVPEDYVHRIGRTGRAGNEGEAVSLVCVDEFKFLKDIEKLIKMSIPQFTIPGFEADLTVPPEPILMGGQRRGQGQGQPRQGQGQRQGQRQAQAQPRQSQAQAQNKGQGQSQRRNGEGQSQSGNARGGNGANGGQNGRRHEHADGARQPGARPPKSNAGAQQPKARQQGNGQRREVNGNVLPPPPKEVNGNVMPPPPRDINGNRVAPARPAGGRRGKPAQPRQTAALFAPRRDGNGSR, from the coding sequence ATGTCTGATATCAAGTTTTCCGACCTCGGCCTGTCCGAGCCCCTGTTGCGTGCCGTCGCCGACACCGGCTACACCACGCCCACGCCGATCCAGGCCCAGGCCATTCCGCAAGTGATCCGTGGCGGCGACCTGCTCGCCGCCGCCCAGACAGGCACCGGCAAGACCGCCGGCTTCACCCTGCCGCTCTTGCACCGCCTCGGCCCGGCGCCGACCCACCTCAAGGGCCGCCCGCGCGCCCTGGTGCTGACCCCGACGCGCGAACTCGCCGCCCAGGTGGAAGAATCGGTGCGCACCTACGGCAAATACCTGCCGCACAAATCGATGGTGATGTTCGGCGGCGTCGGCATCAACCCGCAGATCGCCGCCTTGCGCAAGCCGGTGGACATCCTGGTGGCCACGCCGGGCCGTCTGCTCGACCACGCCGGGCAGAAGACCCTCGACCTTTCCGGCATCGAGATCCTGGTGCTGGACGAAGCCGACCGCATGCTCGACATGGGCTTCATCCACGACATCAAGAAGGTGCTGGCGCTGCTGCCGGCCAAGCGCCAGAACCTGCTGTTCTCGGCCACCTTCTCCGACGAGATCAAGGCGCTGGCCGACCGCCTGCTCGACAACCCGCAGCTGGTCGAGGTGGCGCGCCGCAACACCACCAACGAGCTGGTGGCGCAGAAGGTGCATCTGGTCGACCGCGACAAGAAGACCGAACTGCTGACCCAGCTCATCAAGGACGGCGACTGGCACCAGGTGCTGGTGTTCACCCGCACCAAGCACGGCGCCAACCGCCTGGCCGAAAAGCTGGAAAAGAGTGGCATCACCGCCGCCGCCATCCACGGCAACAAGAGCCAGAACGCCCGCACCAAGGCGCTCGCCGACTTCAAGAGCAACGATCTGCAGGTGCTGGTGGCCACCGACATCGCCGCGCGCGGCCTCGACATCGACCAGCTGCCGCACGTGGTCAACTTCGAGCTGCCCAACGTGCCGGAAGACTACGTGCACCGCATCGGCCGCACCGGCCGCGCCGGCAACGAGGGCGAGGCGGTGTCGCTGGTGTGCGTGGACGAGTTCAAGTTCCTCAAGGACATCGAGAAGCTGATCAAGATGTCGATTCCGCAGTTCACCATCCCCGGCTTCGAGGCCGACCTGACGGTGCCGCCGGAGCCGATCCTGATGGGCGGCCAGCGCCGTGGCCAGGGGCAAGGCCAGCCGCGCCAGGGACAAGGTCAGCGTCAGGGGCAGCGTCAAGCCCAGGCCCAGCCGCGTCAGAGCCAAGCCCAGGCTCAGAACAAGGGCCAAGGTCAAAGCCAGCGCCGCAACGGCGAGGGCCAGAGCCAGAGCGGCAACGCGCGTGGCGGTAACGGCGCCAATGGCGGCCAGAACGGCCGCCGCCACGAGCACGCCGACGGTGCGCGCCAGCCCGGCGCCCGTCCGCCCAAGAGCAACGCCGGCGCCCAGCAGCCCAAGGCGCGCCAGCAGGGCAACGGCCAGCGCCGCGAGGTGAACGGCAACGTCCTGCCGCCGCCGCCGAAGGAGGTGAACGGCAACGTGATGCCGCCGCCGCCGAGGGACATCAACGGCAACCGCGTGGCGCCGGCGCGGCCGGCCGGGGGCCGCCGCGGCAAGCCCGCCCAGCCGCGTCAAACCGCCGCGCTGTTTGCGCCGCGGCGCGACGGTAACGGCAGCCGCTGA
- a CDS encoding bifunctional diguanylate cyclase/phosphodiesterase, with protein MTETKRAYARPGWLNALSLRQRLLVAPLLALVLIVALIGGFLLTSQRQSLSAVEVSAARLQQMNALAAQFAGLTQLHTELGGLLREPSDPALVKHARLRLAGLVRAAAQLNKSTPAPLAEGGDPGIGQFLLGLTDYERKVSVAAAQLPADPAAARRHFEVADRQFLQLAMLFEPMLRAETRALGQDVERQVSRNQEQLVGWSLAGGGVCIALLGLALLGTRWLSRSLEQQFAALVELGREAGSNLHALGGGDELARLGGVIEAFRMVLGRVRSKEQQLLALNRDLQRAQEELEQRVEERTRALHDSEAWARGLLKAAPDAVIISTRDGRIVMTNARVETLLGYPAEELQGQPFELLVPERLRPALRGWYRHVENGEFAAPDEILSDIHIRCRDGRELPIEVSVSLIPSSQGMLVFSDIRDASWRRQAEKDLRLYAEVIRSTGEAVAIADPEGHIIEVNPAYAVACGAAREELIGKPLFHTTQGLLGAPALRELQHALGESGCWSGELPGRRQDGERFISWVTLNELRNERGRLLHTVWISRDITLLKQGERELQRLAFYDPLTGLANRALFADHLQMALAGARREPGQLAVMYIDLDRFKSVNDTLGHPAGDRLLSEVAGRLRGVVRDADTLARLGGDEFTVLLAELHGEEQALQVAARIIQSVSQPVLLDGQELFVSASVGIAFFPQHGDDADTLCRHADMALYEAKLAGGGQCSLFNREMQQRSSQRLAFGVRLDAALGRNELSLCYRPLSVDGTPMVEALPCWNQPDGSVLMPEDFLGQAEEAGLSQTLNQWMLRQACRDGGDWQQQGRNVSLTVRLSGAGGLQAGLPDLLRDILLQTGLAPSRLTIGIDEGQLMRNPELGRAVLQQLAGLGVSLFMDGFGTSYVSLSQLTRLPLRHLTLDREFLRHLGQEHGRAGLLETLLQLAQLLKLQVVASGVEDEEQQALLRAAGCRLVPVAPADLLLAGDEVPEWLGRQLRRTTSDPA; from the coding sequence ATGACTGAAACGAAGCGGGCCTATGCACGACCAGGCTGGCTGAATGCCTTATCGCTGCGCCAGCGCCTGCTGGTGGCACCGTTGCTGGCGCTGGTGCTGATCGTCGCGCTGATCGGCGGCTTCCTGTTGACGTCCCAGCGTCAGAGCCTGTCGGCGGTGGAGGTCAGCGCGGCGCGGCTGCAGCAGATGAACGCGCTGGCGGCCCAGTTCGCCGGCCTGACGCAGTTGCACACCGAGTTGGGCGGCCTACTGCGCGAGCCATCCGACCCGGCGCTGGTGAAACACGCCCGGCTGCGCCTGGCCGGGCTGGTGCGCGCCGCCGCGCAGTTGAACAAGTCCACGCCGGCCCCCTTGGCCGAGGGCGGCGACCCCGGCATCGGCCAGTTCCTGCTCGGCCTGACCGATTACGAGCGCAAGGTATCGGTCGCGGCGGCGCAGCTGCCGGCCGATCCGGCGGCGGCGCGGCGGCATTTCGAGGTGGCCGACCGGCAGTTCCTGCAACTGGCCATGCTGTTCGAACCGATGCTGCGGGCGGAAACCCGTGCCCTGGGGCAAGATGTCGAGCGCCAGGTGAGCCGCAACCAGGAGCAACTGGTGGGATGGAGTCTGGCTGGCGGCGGGGTGTGCATCGCCCTCTTGGGGCTGGCGCTGCTGGGCACGCGCTGGCTGTCGCGTTCGCTGGAACAGCAGTTCGCCGCGTTGGTGGAACTGGGGCGCGAGGCCGGTTCCAACCTGCACGCGCTGGGTGGCGGCGACGAACTGGCGCGGCTGGGCGGCGTGATCGAGGCGTTCCGCATGGTGCTGGGGCGGGTGCGCAGCAAGGAGCAGCAGCTGTTGGCGCTCAACCGCGACCTGCAGCGCGCCCAGGAGGAACTGGAGCAGCGCGTGGAGGAACGCACCCGTGCGCTGCACGACAGCGAGGCTTGGGCGCGCGGCCTGCTCAAGGCGGCGCCCGACGCGGTCATCATCAGCACCCGGGACGGCCGCATCGTGATGACCAACGCCCGGGTCGAGACGCTGCTGGGCTACCCCGCCGAGGAGTTGCAGGGCCAGCCGTTCGAGCTCCTGGTGCCGGAGCGGTTGCGCCCGGCGTTGCGCGGCTGGTATCGGCACGTGGAGAACGGCGAGTTCGCCGCGCCCGACGAGATCCTGTCCGACATTCACATCCGCTGCCGCGACGGCCGCGAATTGCCGATCGAGGTCAGCGTCAGCCTGATTCCCAGCTCGCAGGGCATGCTGGTATTCAGCGACATCCGCGATGCCAGCTGGCGGCGCCAGGCGGAAAAAGACCTGCGCCTCTACGCCGAGGTGATCCGCAGTACCGGCGAAGCGGTGGCGATCGCCGACCCGGAGGGGCACATCATCGAGGTCAACCCGGCCTATGCCGTCGCCTGCGGCGCGGCGCGCGAGGAACTGATCGGCAAGCCGCTGTTCCATACCACCCAGGGGCTGTTGGGGGCGCCGGCGCTGCGCGAGTTGCAGCACGCGCTGGGCGAGAGCGGCTGCTGGAGCGGCGAGCTGCCCGGCCGGCGCCAGGACGGGGAGCGCTTCATCTCGTGGGTGACGCTCAACGAATTGCGTAACGAGCGCGGCCGCTTGCTGCATACCGTGTGGATCTCGCGCGACATCACCCTGCTCAAGCAGGGCGAGCGCGAGCTGCAGCGGCTGGCGTTCTACGATCCGCTGACCGGGCTCGCCAACCGCGCGCTGTTCGCCGACCACCTGCAGATGGCGCTGGCGGGGGCGCGCCGCGAACCGGGGCAGCTGGCGGTGATGTACATCGACCTCGACCGCTTCAAGTCCGTCAACGACACCCTGGGCCATCCGGCCGGCGACCGGCTGTTGAGCGAGGTGGCGGGCCGGCTGCGTGGCGTGGTGCGCGACGCCGACACCCTGGCGCGGCTGGGCGGGGACGAGTTCACCGTGCTCTTGGCCGAGCTGCACGGCGAGGAGCAGGCGCTGCAGGTGGCGGCGCGCATCATCCAGAGCGTCAGCCAGCCGGTGCTGCTGGACGGCCAGGAGCTGTTCGTCAGCGCCAGCGTCGGCATCGCCTTTTTCCCTCAGCACGGCGACGACGCCGACACGCTGTGCCGGCACGCCGACATGGCGCTGTACGAGGCCAAACTGGCCGGCGGCGGGCAGTGCAGCCTGTTCAACCGCGAGATGCAGCAGCGCTCCAGCCAGCGGCTGGCCTTCGGCGTGCGGCTGGACGCGGCGCTGGGGCGCAACGAGCTCTCCTTGTGCTACCGGCCGCTGAGCGTCGACGGCACGCCGATGGTGGAGGCGCTGCCCTGCTGGAACCAGCCGGACGGCAGCGTGCTGATGCCGGAGGACTTCCTGGGCCAGGCCGAAGAGGCGGGACTGAGCCAGACGCTCAACCAGTGGATGCTGCGCCAGGCCTGCCGCGATGGTGGCGACTGGCAGCAGCAGGGGCGGAATGTGTCGCTGACGGTGCGCTTGTCCGGGGCGGGAGGGCTGCAGGCCGGCTTGCCGGACTTGCTGCGCGACATCCTGTTGCAGACCGGGCTGGCGCCGTCGCGGCTGACCATCGGCATCGACGAAGGGCAGCTGATGCGCAACCCGGAGCTGGGCCGCGCCGTCTTGCAGCAGCTGGCGGGCCTGGGTGTGAGCCTGTTCATGGACGGCTTCGGCACCAGCTACGTTTCGCTGTCGCAGCTGACCCGGCTGCCGCTGCGGCACCTGACGCTGGACCGCGAGTTCCTTCGCCACCTGGGCCAGGAACATGGCCGGGCCGGCCTGCTCGAAACCCTGCTGCAACTGGCGCAACTGCTCAAGCTGCAGGTCGTGGCCAGTGGCGTCGAGGACGAGGAGCAGCAGGCCCTGCTGCGCGCCGCCGGTTGCCGGCTGGTGCCAGTGGCGCCGGCCGACCTGCTGCTCGCCGGCGACGAGGTGCCGGAGTGGCTGGGCCGGCAGCTGCGCCGTACGACGTCCGACCCGGCCTGA
- a CDS encoding DoxX family protein encodes MIDSRTAPYAAFLLRLSLGLMFLAHGLTKLFVFTPAGTARFFASLGLPGFVGPLTMAAEIAGGVLLILGVAGRQVALLLSPVLLGATLLVHLANGWAFGNPGGGWEYPAFLTVAALSVALLGDGAFALKPIGRRDQQ; translated from the coding sequence ATGATCGATTCCCGCACCGCCCCCTACGCCGCCTTCCTGCTGCGCCTGAGCCTCGGCCTGATGTTCCTGGCCCACGGCCTGACCAAGCTGTTCGTGTTCACCCCGGCCGGTACCGCCCGGTTCTTCGCCTCGCTCGGCCTGCCCGGCTTCGTCGGCCCGCTCACCATGGCGGCCGAGATCGCCGGCGGCGTGCTGCTGATCCTCGGCGTGGCCGGGCGCCAGGTGGCGCTGCTGCTGAGCCCGGTGCTGCTCGGCGCCACCCTGCTGGTGCACCTGGCCAACGGCTGGGCCTTCGGCAACCCGGGCGGCGGCTGGGAATACCCGGCCTTCCTGACCGTGGCGGCGCTGAGCGTGGCCCTGCTCGGCGACGGCGCCTTCGCGCTCAAGCCGATCGGCCGTCGCGACCAGCAATAA
- a CDS encoding class III extradiol ring-cleavage dioxygenase: protein MTRLPSLFLSHGAPTVLIDGSPAPAAWRRWAESQPRPRAIVSLSAHRPARLPGAGSAVQWRTVHDFGGFPEQLYRLQYPAVGERALADDIDRRLASAGFTVQPDQRPGLDHGAWVPLMAMYPDADIPVVSLPVLPAEDAATHYRLGRALTELADDGVLLVGSGSLTHNLYEVAWNAAPEPWAEAFQRWMLDRLAEGDVDAVLDWERQAPHAKRNHPTAEHLLPLFFALGAGGAPVTVLHSGMEHGSIAMDALAFG, encoded by the coding sequence ATGACCCGCCTGCCCAGCCTGTTCCTCTCGCACGGTGCCCCGACCGTGCTGATCGACGGCTCGCCCGCGCCGGCTGCCTGGCGGCGCTGGGCCGAGAGCCAGCCGCGCCCGCGCGCCATCGTCAGCCTGTCGGCGCACCGCCCGGCGCGGCTGCCGGGGGCCGGTTCGGCGGTGCAATGGCGCACCGTGCACGACTTCGGCGGCTTCCCGGAGCAGCTCTACCGGCTGCAGTACCCGGCCGTTGGCGAGCGCGCCCTGGCCGACGACATCGACCGCCGCTTGGCCAGCGCCGGCTTCACCGTACAGCCGGATCAGCGCCCCGGCCTCGACCACGGCGCCTGGGTGCCGCTGATGGCGATGTACCCCGACGCCGACATCCCGGTGGTGAGCCTGCCGGTGCTGCCGGCCGAGGACGCCGCCACCCATTACCGGCTCGGCCGGGCGCTGACGGAACTGGCCGACGACGGCGTGCTGTTGGTCGGCTCCGGCAGCCTGACCCACAATCTGTACGAGGTGGCGTGGAACGCCGCACCAGAGCCGTGGGCCGAGGCATTCCAGCGCTGGATGCTCGACCGCCTGGCCGAGGGCGACGTCGATGCCGTGCTCGACTGGGAACGCCAGGCGCCGCACGCCAAGCGCAACCATCCTACCGCCGAGCACCTGCTGCCGTTGTTCTTCGCGCTCGGCGCCGGCGGCGCGCCGGTCACCGTGCTGCATAGCGGCATGGAGCATGGCAGCATTGCGATGGATGCGCTGGCATTCGGCTGA